The region TTTATGTCTCCAAGCAATTTCGACAGCAGTATCAGAAATACATCGAACAAAACCTCGATAAGATTCTGGTTGACCGGCAAATTCCGGAGCCGAGAAAAGCCGGCATTTTGTATGAAACCTCCAAGACACTGATGAAAGACGTTCTTGAGAATCCGACCTATGGCGACAATATCAAGCGGTCAAAGAGCATGGTGTCCAACACGGTCAGCTTCATTCTCAAGGGCCAGGCGGCCTTTCATAATCTCCTGAAAATAAGTTCTTTCGATTATTATACATATACTCACTCGGTCAACGTCTGCACGTTTGCGGTTGCTCTGGCGCAGCAGGTCGGCATGAAAGACGAAACATTCCTTCATGAACTCGGAACCGGCGCGCTGCTGCATGATGTCGGCAAATCGAAAATATCCGAACGGATTCTCAACAAGCGCTCGGCGCTGACGACCATGGAATTCGAGCTGATGAAAAAACATCCCAAGTGGGGGGTGGAAATCCTGTCCGGAACCGACCTGATCGATGCTTCCTCATATTATCCCGTCCTGCAGCATCACGAGCGCGGCAACCGGTCAGGGTATCCCAACGGATTGAATCTCAGTGAAATGCATGATTCCAGCCGCATCGTGGCGATTGTCGATACGTTCGATGCCATGACGACCGAGCGCGTCTATCAAAAGGCCAAGGATACTTTCCCGGCTCTGAAGACGATGTTCGAATTGAAAGAAGAGTACGACCAGAAGCTTCTTAGGACATTCGCCGAACTGATGGGCCCCTCCGGCCTGGCGAATGTGTAATTACTAATTACCAATCCCCGACAATTTAAAAACAAAAGGCAGAACTATATATTGCCGTCGGCAATATCATCCTGCCTTTTATTTATAAAAAATATTTTCGATTACTCTTCTTCCACTTCCTCTTTCGCTTTGGCTGTTGGCGGGATCATGCCCAGTTTCTCGCGGACGGCGGCGTCAATCGCCCGGCAGATATCATCATTCTCGTCGAGAAACCGCTTGGCCGCTTCGCGCCCCTGCCCGAGACGGTCCGGACCATAACTGTACCATGCGCCCGATTTTTCCACCACATCATGATTCGAGGCCAGATCGATCAATTCGCCGGTATGCGAAATCCCTTTGCCATAGGTGATATCGAATTCGGTTTCACGGAACGGCGGCGCCACCTTGTTTTTCACCACCCGCACGCGGGTGCGGCTTCCGACCACTTCGTTGTTTTCCTTGATCGAAGCGATCTTGCGGATATCCAGCCGGATCGTGGCATAGAACTTGAGAGCATTGCCGCCGGTGGTCGTTTCGGGATTACCGAACATGACGCCGATTTTCATGCGGATCTGGTTGATAAAAATAACCGCCGTTTTCGATTTGGAAATGACCGCCGTCAATTTACGAAGCGCCTGTGACATCAACCTGGCCTGCAAACCCATGTGGGAGTCACCCATCTCACCCTCGATTTCGGCCCGAGGCACCAGCGCCGCCACCGAGTCGATAACAATAATATCGATGGCGCCGGAGCGGACCAGGGTTTCGGTGATGTCGAGCGCCTGCTCGCCGGTGTCGGGCTGGGAGATCAAAAGATTATCGACATCGACGCCCAGTGCCTTGGCATAAGTGGCATCGAAAGCATGTTCGGCGTCGATAAAGGCCGCGATTCCGCCCTTTTTCTGCGCCTCGGCGATAAAATGAAGCGCCAGAGTCGTTTTGCCGGAGCTCTCCGGCCCATAAATTTCGGCCACCCGGCCGCGCGGGACACCGCCCACCCCCAGGGCATAATCGAGCCCAAGCGACCCGGTCGGGATAATATCCATCACAACCGCGGCTTCATCACCAAGCCGCATGATCGAGCCTTTACCGAATGATTTTTCGATCTGCTGAAGGGCGCTTTCAAGCGCCTTTTTCCGGTCAGGTGTTACGACCGCCATTTTCACCTCGCTTTTATTTACATTCTTTTTTGCCAAGACCATAACTCCGTTTTTTTATAGAATTATATCAACTTCAATTATCAATCAATATCACATTTTCAATCTATCCAACAAATATATACTAAAGGGCACTGTCAAATGCTGTCAGTAAAAAATAAAAAAGGCGATTTTTTTTGAAGAACCTATTAATTGGGCAATTCCAATTCAAAAAGGCGCTCATAAATCGGGCCGCGGGGAGTCAGGGTCGATTTGAACAGCACAATCTTATTCAGAATAAAATCTTCAGGCCGGCCCTTATAATTCTCTATTGCCCGGGTTAATTCAGCCAGACCGAAAGTGTCTTTAACACGCCCCAGGGTCAAATGGCTCTTAAAAGGCCGGTTTTCCTTCTCAAAGCCAAGTTTTTCCATCTCGTTTTCGATATCGGCGGCAATTTTGGCGAGAATATCGACACCCTCCGATAACCCGGCCCAGATAACCCGCGGCTTTCGCAGGTTCGGAAAACCGCCCAGTCCCTCAAGACGGGATTTTACCGTTTTATGGCCGACGCCGACCCGCTTAATACTCTCAATAATATTATCAACTTTCTTCTCGTCGGTTTCGCCCAGGAATTTCAACGTCAGATGAATATTGCCTGAAGCGACCCATTTGACACTGGACCGACTCTGTTTCAGGGCCAGAATTATCTTACCGAGGGCTTCCTCGATTTGAGGCGGTAAGGGCATGGCAATAAAAAGGCGCATCACTCGATCTCCAGGATGGTTCGGCGAAGCATTTCAAGGGCAGCATATACCGACCGGCCGCGATTGGACTGGCGGTCACGCGACATCATGAATTTTTTCGAGGCAACTCCTTTTTTAGAAGCCACTGCGATAAAGACGGTCCCGATCGGTTTCTCATCGGTGCCGCCGTCAGGGCCGGCGATACCGGTTATGGCGATACCATAATCGGTCCCTGCTTTCTGTAAAATACCGGCCGCCATGGCTTCGGCTACCTCGCCGGAAACAGCGCCGAATTTTTCAATAGTTTCGGCCGGAACACCCAGAAAATCTATTTTCGACCGATTGGAGTAGGTGACTTCCCCCTGGAGGAAGTATTTCGATGAGCCGGGAATGTCGGTGATTTTTCCGGCCAGAAGTCCGGCGGTGCATGATTCCGCGGTCGAAACCGTCTCGCTCCGCTCGGTCAGCAGCTTGCCGACAACGCTTTCGAGGGTATCTTCACCTTCGCCATAAATATATTTCCCGGTTAACTGGCGAAGTTGCGCCACTATTTTATCGCCCGCCTCGTCCGCCATTTCCCGGGTGCCGCCGGAGGCGATTACCCGCAAATCGACCCCGCTGAATGACGGCAGATAGGCCAGCCGGACATTTTCGGGAAGTTTTATATAAGGAGCAATTTTCTCGGCCAGGGCGGATTCGAAGATCCCGGTTGTCCGCAGTTTGTGAATTTTTAGATGCCCCTGCTTGACGAGATGTGTCTGGAGGTAAGGTATTAATTCTTCATCGGTGATAACTTCCATCTCGCGCGGCACGCCCGGCAGCGATGCGAACACCTTTCCCCCCTCGACAATCACGATACCGACCGCCGAACCGATGCGGTTGGGAAGATAGACCGCCCCCTGCGGCAGCAGAGCCTGATTTTGATTAATCGCAGGCATCTCAATACCCCGGGCGGCGAAGCGCTGTTTTAAGTCATCAAGGACGTCTTCATGAAAGACCAGATTTCTTTTGAATACTTTAACGATGCCTTTTTTGGTGATATCATCATCGGTCGGCCCCAGTCCGCCGGTGGCAATAACCACATCGGTCCGCTTGAGAGCCTGAAGGATGACTTCTTCCATCCGCGTCAGATCATCACCGACGGCAGTCCGATAGACTACACTCAGGCCGATTTCGGCCAGCCGCCGCGCGATATATGGAGTGTTGGTATCGACCGTATGTCCGGTAATGATCTCATCGCCAATGCTGATTAATTCGACGTCCATATAACTCTGTGCTCCTTTGTATATGATCGGGCGGACTAAATATACAATTTTATTATATATACAATCAAGTGTGTCGAAAGATTAGCCTGAATCCCGGCGACGACATCATCAGCCGTAACGCCCCATCCCCGCGGAAGCTTCTCGGCGACATTGGCCGGCCAGATTTTGACGGCATCAAAACCGCGAAAGGCGACAAAAGCAATAATATAATTCAGCAAAGAGAACGGCACCAGTATCAGCGTGATGAACATACCAGCCCATTCGTCGATAACGATTTTTTTGGCATCATGACCATAAATCGGCTCGGCCAGCGAAGCCAGCCAGACCGAGATTACGGTCAGGGCGACCGCTCCGATTATGACGGCATGGCTGTTATCCCCGACCAGAAAATAGGCGATCAGCCAGGCCGGGATAGTGCCGGTTGTTCCGGGGACGATTTTGCTATAGCTGCTATAGAAACCGGAGGCGAAAAATTTGATGAGGAAGGTCTTATTCATCGCAGAACGTTCTTTATCATACTGTAGTATTTAAGGGAATAATCGAAGCCGGTATAGACGGTCAATAGAGTAACGATTCCGAGAATGATATCATACACCAGTTGATGATCGAAGACAAGCAGCGAACTCAGCGGGCTGGGGTAAATCTGGAATACCGAATCCAGCGTTATTATCAGCATAATAAATGAGATAACCGTCATCTGCAGGACTGTTTTTACCTTGGCCATGGCCGATGCCGGAATGACGGTTCCTTTATAGGCCGCCAGGGATCGAAGCCCGGTTATGTAAAAGTCGCGGGCAATAATCAGGACAATCATCCATGCCCGGGCATAGCCCATCGAAACCAAACCGATGCAGGCAGCCGAAACCAGGATTTTGTCGGCCAGAGGATCCATGAATTTCCCGAAACCAGTAACAATGCCGTATTTGCGCGCGTAG is a window of candidate division Zixibacteria bacterium HGW-Zixibacteria-1 DNA encoding:
- the recA gene encoding recombinase RecA; this translates as MAVVTPDRKKALESALQQIEKSFGKGSIMRLGDEAAVVMDIIPTGSLGLDYALGVGGVPRGRVAEIYGPESSGKTTLALHFIAEAQKKGGIAAFIDAEHAFDATYAKALGVDVDNLLISQPDTGEQALDITETLVRSGAIDIIVIDSVAALVPRAEIEGEMGDSHMGLQARLMSQALRKLTAVISKSKTAVIFINQIRMKIGVMFGNPETTTGGNALKFYATIRLDIRKIASIKENNEVVGSRTRVRVVKNKVAPPFRETEFDITYGKGISHTGELIDLASNHDVVEKSGAWYSYGPDRLGQGREAAKRFLDENDDICRAIDAAVREKLGMIPPTAKAKEEVEEE
- a CDS encoding RNA 2',3'-cyclic phosphodiesterase, with the protein product MRLFIAMPLPPQIEEALGKIILALKQSRSSVKWVASGNIHLTLKFLGETDEKKVDNIIESIKRVGVGHKTVKSRLEGLGGFPNLRKPRVIWAGLSEGVDILAKIAADIENEMEKLGFEKENRPFKSHLTLGRVKDTFGLAELTRAIENYKGRPEDFILNKIVLFKSTLTPRGPIYERLFELELPN
- a CDS encoding competence/damage-inducible protein A, whose product is MDVELISIGDEIITGHTVDTNTPYIARRLAEIGLSVVYRTAVGDDLTRMEEVILQALKRTDVVIATGGLGPTDDDITKKGIVKVFKRNLVFHEDVLDDLKQRFAARGIEMPAINQNQALLPQGAVYLPNRIGSAVGIVIVEGGKVFASLPGVPREMEVITDEELIPYLQTHLVKQGHLKIHKLRTTGIFESALAEKIAPYIKLPENVRLAYLPSFSGVDLRVIASGGTREMADEAGDKIVAQLRQLTGKYIYGEGEDTLESVVGKLLTERSETVSTAESCTAGLLAGKITDIPGSSKYFLQGEVTYSNRSKIDFLGVPAETIEKFGAVSGEVAEAMAAGILQKAGTDYGIAITGIAGPDGGTDEKPIGTVFIAVASKKGVASKKFMMSRDRQSNRGRSVYAALEMLRRTILEIE
- a CDS encoding phosphatidylglycerophosphatase A; this encodes MNKTFLIKFFASGFYSSYSKIVPGTTGTIPAWLIAYFLVGDNSHAVIIGAVALTVISVWLASLAEPIYGHDAKKIVIDEWAGMFITLILVPFSLLNYIIAFVAFRGFDAVKIWPANVAEKLPRGWGVTADDVVAGIQANLSTHLIVYIIKLYI
- the pgsA gene encoding CDP-diacylglycerol--glycerol-3-phosphate 3-phosphatidyltransferase, producing the protein MNMPNKLTLARIILSPIFMSFFLVDNAYSRIFGFILYIIAAVTDLFDGHYARKYGIVTGFGKFMDPLADKILVSAACIGLVSMGYARAWMIVLIIARDFYITGLRSLAAYKGTVIPASAMAKVKTVLQMTVISFIMLIITLDSVFQIYPSPLSSLLVFDHQLVYDIILGIVTLLTVYTGFDYSLKYYSMIKNVLR